CATTTATTTTTAGCGATTTGGTCGTGTTTCCTGTAATTCGTATTAATGCTAAATATTATGGCTGGAAAATAGCATTTTATATTGTAGCTGTATTTTTTGCAGCATTGGTGGCGACAACTTTAGTTATGCACTACGGTTTTTCTTTGCTAGGAATTTTACCCCAAAATCCAGGAAGTGGTCCGACAGAAACTCAACGCTTTGCTATTGATTATACTTTTTGGCTCAATCTGGTCTTTTTAGTAATTACAGGGATATTAACTTGGTTGAATTTTGGGAGAAAAAAACAGCAAAATGGCAAAGATCAACACCATCATCAAGGTAGTGGCAATCAAAGCATCGTGGAGAAGGTATTATTTTGGTTAGCGATCGCTTCGTTTGTTTGGTTAACTGGTGGTGTAGTTATTTCCTTCTTTCAGTAGAAATGCTTATCCCAAGGTCGGCGTAGCGATCGCGCTAGATTTTACCAGAGTAGATAACGAGTTGGCTCAACACATCTTTATTTTCGGAAAACCTTGTTTCCGTAAGCTAGTATACGGGAATTTAATCTTTTAATTTAATTACTGGTTAAGTTTAACCATGCGATCGCATCGGAAGCCGGAAATCTTGGCTGTGAATCCACATTTTCTATAAGTACAAATGAACTTACTGGCTCCAGAAGATACACTTGTACTGTCACTATCTAAGCAAGGTCACTGTTACCAGCGCGTGCTGACAAAAAAAAGAATTTTGTGTTTAATTCAACCTTCGTTAGGATTATTGTCTTATATCTCCTTGGTCGCTTCAACTCATGTTCTTGTCCCTATTCATACCAGTTTCAAAGCTTTTAAAGGTACTGAACTTTTATTGAACACGATTGTCCGAGTTAAAAGAAAAGCTAATAAAAATCTTACGGTTGCCGGATTTTTACCCACACTCTATGCTAAAGTAAACTCTCAGGATTCACGGGCATTAAAAGCAATTAACGAACAAATGGCACTCTTTGGTTCAGTTTTGCCTCCGATACCCCGGAGTACCGCACTAGCTGACGCGGCTGAAGAAAGAGTTCCCTTGGCGCAATATCAGGCTAAACATCCAGCCGTTGATGAAAAATCGATTAGAAAAGAATTATCAAGGGACAAGGGATAACGTTATCCCTAAGCAAGAAATCGAGGTTATTGAAGAAACATTCGCTTCATTAGGGCTGATGGGATGGCGTTCCTTCGTGCAAAACCGCTTACCCTTGCTGAAATTACCCGACCAGATATTAGAGGCATTACAAAAAGGGCAACTGGAATATACTAAAGCTAGAGCGATCGCTCGTGTAAAAGATGAAGCACAACGAGAGAGATTATTGTCGGAAGCGATTGCTGGGGATTGGTCTCTTAGTCAAAAACCTACACCTGTCAGAGTGGCAACACTCCCCTCGACTCTACCTCTCGGCGGCCACCTTATTATTGATTCACTGCCCAAAGATTAATTCTTTGGGACAATTTATTGTTTGGAAGTCCCTAATTGAGATACTGTGATTGTTGTTGAGATTTAATGACATTAGTTAAGTAGTCATATTGTGATGGCAAAGTAGTTTTGAGGTAATTAGCTCTTTCGCGAATATGTTGAAATGCCTGGATAGCCTTTCGTTCATCAATATGATCCAAAGCTGGTAAACTTTCTAAAGGCACATAATTGAGTCCAAGCAGCATTACAGAATAAGAGTATGACTCGAAGCCATGATAATTTGGATTGATGTTTTTGTTATTTGGTAATCGAGTTTTCCACAGCCGCAATTTCTCGCGTAATTCTTCTGGAATAAGAATTTCGTGCTTAGTTGCTTTCCAGAATGGCGTATCTGCTCTGTCGCTTGCATAATAATGTATTGTTAAGAAGTTACGAACGCCATCTATGCACTCAGAAACAGCTTTGTTATAGCTTTTAATTAGTTCCTCATTAAAGGTTTTGCTGGGAAAGTGGTTGATCAACTCTTCAATACCATGTTGAATGAAGAATATGCCTGTTGATTCCAATGGTTCTACAAATCCACTCGATAGACCAATTGCAACACAATTCTTTACCCATGAATTGCGGTTTCGTCCCACCCGAATTTTAATATGCGATGCTTTGCAATTTTGTGCATGTGATCCTAAGTGCTGGCGAAATTCTTGTTCTGCTTGTTCTTGTGTAAGAAATTGACTGCAATAAACATACCCTGTACCAATTCTGCCATACAGAGGAATGTTCCAAACCCAGCCAGAACTCAAAGCGGTGGCTGTTGTATACGGGTTAATGCCCTCGTTTTTGATATCAGTTGGCACTTGCATAGCGATCGCACGATCACATAGTAAAGACTCGGAGAAAGAAATGAATGGTTCATTCAAAACTTTGTTAATCAACAAACCACGAAAACCAGTACAGTCTATAAATAAGTCTCCACTAATATTGCCATGCTCTTTAGTTATCAAGCTATTGATGCTGCCATTCTCTGTTAACTCAACGTCAACAACGTCATCAACAATCTGCTTCACGCCTCTTTGCTTTGAATAGTCTTTTAAAAATCTTGCCATTAGATTAGCATCAA
This portion of the Oscillatoria salina IIICB1 genome encodes:
- a CDS encoding ParA family protein: MNLLAPEDTLVLSLSKQGHCYQRVLTKKRILCLIQPSLGLLSYISLVASTHVLVPIHTSFKAFKGTELLLNTIVRVKRKANKNLTVAGFLPTLYAKVNSQDSRALKAINEQMALFGSVLPPIPRSTALADAAEERVPLAQYQAKHPAVDEKSIRKELSRDKG
- a CDS encoding tryptophan halogenase family protein, with translation MSNCLQNVVILGGGSAGWMTAAYLSKALDKNVHITLIESSDITKIGVGEATFSTIKLFFDFLGLQEHEWMPKYNASYKMAIKFVNWNAQCRHFYHPFQRYETVEGFDIAEWWLKMKRGQEPFDYSCFLIPLLCDHQRSPRYYDGTVFDDKVQNLFSDKVPSKKNVLADLKEQYPYAYHFDANLMARFLKDYSKQRGVKQIVDDVVDVELTENGSINSLITKEHGNISGDLFIDCTGFRGLLINKVLNEPFISFSESLLCDRAIAMQVPTDIKNEGINPYTTATALSSGWVWNIPLYGRIGTGYVYCSQFLTQEQAEQEFRQHLGSHAQNCKASHIKIRVGRNRNSWVKNCVAIGLSSGFVEPLESTGIFFIQHGIEELINHFPSKTFNEELIKSYNKAVSECIDGVRNFLTIHYYASDRADTPFWKATKHEILIPEELREKLRLWKTRLPNNKNINPNYHGFESYSYSVMLLGLNYVPLESLPALDHIDERKAIQAFQHIRERANYLKTTLPSQYDYLTNVIKSQQQSQYLN
- a CDS encoding ParB/RepB/Spo0J family partition protein; the protein is MKNRLEKNYQGTRDNVIPKQEIEVIEETFASLGLMGWRSFVQNRLPLLKLPDQILEALQKGQLEYTKARAIARVKDEAQRERLLSEAIAGDWSLSQKPTPVRVATLPSTLPLGGHLIIDSLPKD